The DNA window AATTCCGGCTGGCACCGGCAATGACTTTGCGAAGACTCTCGGAGTTACATCGACTCCCGTGCACGAGATTGCGCGACTGGCTGTTGAGTCTTCCGATCACAGAATGGATGTCGGCCGTGTGGACGACAGGTTTTTTCTGAACTCCTGTGGCTTTGGATTTGACGTCGCCGTCGTTCAGGGCCTGGCTCGGCAGCGGTGGCTCAAAGGCAACGGCGTTTACATCTACACGGCCTTACGACAACTTCTGGGATTTCGCGGATTGAACATCGCAATTCGCTCGCTCGCCGCAGACCACGAGCGATCGCTCTACATGATGCTCGTCATAGCCAACGCCCCGCATTTCGGCGGCACATTCATTATTGCGCCATTAGCGAGCGTCACCGACGGTGAGCTCGACGCGGTGCTCGTTGTCGACGCGTCGTCAGTACGGCGGCTGCGACTTCTCGGCGCCGCTACGCGCGGTGCGCACATGGCGTACAAGGAAGTCCGCATGAACCGGGCGCCGGAGTTCACACTCGCGTTCGATCATGCCCCTTTCTACGAGACGGACGGCGAGGTTCATCGAGCGGAACGCGCGACCGTGGAGGTGCGCTGCATGCCCCGGGCTTTGCGCGTTATCTCCCTCGCTACATCGCCTCGAGTAGAGCCCTGAAGCGTGGCGTGTCGCGAAGCGGAGCGAAGTCGGGGTCGTGTTCGATCCATTCCTTATGGCCATAGCCCTTGTCGAGCGCTTTCTCGAGACTGTCCAGAGCCTCTTCGTGTCGGCCGAGCTTGGCATAGGTGCAGGCGGCGTTGTACAGCGTGACTGTGTCGTCGGGATCGATCTCTGCCGCGCGCCGTGCATACTCGAAAGCGCGGTCGCTCTCGCCTAATTCAGCGAAGAGCGCGCCGCCGAGATTATACGCGCGCGCGTCGTCGGGGTTGAGCTCGATGCGCTCCTCAATGAGCTTGAGCGCTCGTTGGGTCGCTATCCGTGCCTCGTCCTTCTTGCCAAGTGAGTGGTACGCCTGAGAGAGCGAGCTCGCCGTCTGGTAGTCCTCTGGCCGGAGCTGTGAGGCTCTCTCGTACAGCCGTACCGCTTCGGC is part of the Gemmatimonadaceae bacterium genome and encodes:
- a CDS encoding diacylglycerol kinase family protein, whose product is MEARPRRQLRGRVHSLTERVCVIANPAAGQGRGAKILPAARSAFVAYNVTDVRTTDKHADESVLAARAIADGATTIICVGGDGTSANVANTILHSGSDVRLGVIPAGTGNDFAKTLGVTSTPVHEIARLAVESSDHRMDVGRVDDRFFLNSCGFGFDVAVVQGLARQRWLKGNGVYIYTALRQLLGFRGLNIAIRSLAADHERSLYMMLVIANAPHFGGTFIIAPLASVTDGELDAVLVVDASSVRRLRLLGAATRGAHMAYKEVRMNRAPEFTLAFDHAPFYETDGEVHRAERATVEVRCMPRALRVISLATSPRVEP